A section of the Pseudomonas sp. FP453 genome encodes:
- a CDS encoding phosphodiesterase, whose amino-acid sequence MNRPFLVAQISDLHLKAGQRLTYGVVDTLGALRRAVDHLNASQPRPDIVVISGDLVDFGRADEYAVLHPELARLHMPCYLVPGNHDTRGPLLEAFRDHPYLPASADGPLDWVVDDHPLRLIGLDSTIPGGHGGQLLDSQLHWLDAQLALRPDAPTLLILHHPPFISGIGHMDREPFINAAALEHVVARHPQVERLLCGHLHRPMQRRFGGSLSCVCPGTSHQIVLDLQEAAPAHFNLEPAGYLLHRWQAQQGLISHNGVFGDYPGPYPFYDAHGLID is encoded by the coding sequence TTGAATCGTCCGTTCCTCGTTGCGCAGATCAGCGACCTGCACCTCAAAGCAGGCCAGCGCCTCACCTACGGTGTGGTCGACACCCTGGGCGCCTTGCGCCGTGCCGTCGACCACCTCAACGCCAGCCAGCCACGCCCCGATATCGTGGTGATCAGCGGCGACCTGGTGGACTTCGGCCGCGCCGATGAATACGCCGTGCTGCACCCCGAACTCGCGCGCCTGCACATGCCGTGCTACCTGGTGCCGGGCAACCACGACACGCGCGGGCCGTTGCTCGAGGCGTTTCGTGATCACCCCTACTTGCCGGCCTCGGCAGACGGCCCGCTGGATTGGGTAGTGGACGACCATCCCCTGCGCCTGATCGGCCTGGATTCCACCATCCCCGGCGGCCACGGCGGGCAGTTGCTGGACAGCCAGTTGCATTGGCTGGATGCGCAATTGGCGCTGCGGCCTGACGCGCCGACCTTGCTGATCCTGCATCACCCGCCGTTTATCAGCGGCATCGGCCATATGGACCGCGAGCCGTTCATCAACGCGGCGGCGCTGGAGCACGTGGTCGCCCGCCATCCGCAAGTCGAGCGCCTGTTGTGCGGGCACTTGCACCGGCCGATGCAGCGGCGTTTCGGCGGCAGCCTGAGTTGCGTGTGCCCCGGCACCTCGCACCAGATCGTCCTGGATCTACAAGAAGCGGCGCCCGCGCATTTCAACCTGGAGCCGGCGGGCTATCTGTTGCACCGCTGGCAGGCGCAACAGGGTTTGATCAGCCACAACGGCGTATTCGGGGACTACCCGGGGCCGTACCCGTTTTATGACGCCCATGGATTAATTGACTGA